The Triticum dicoccoides isolate Atlit2015 ecotype Zavitan chromosome 6A, WEW_v2.0, whole genome shotgun sequence genome has a window encoding:
- the LOC119315204 gene encoding 30S ribosomal protein S7, chloroplastic-like — protein MSRRGTAEKRTAKSDPIFRNRLVNMVVNRILKDGKKSLAYKTLYRAVKKIQQKTETNPLLVLRQAIRRVTPNIGVKTRRNKKGSTRKVPIEIGSKQGRALSIRWLLEASQKCPGRNMAFKLSSELVDAAKGSGGAIRKKEATHRMAEANRALAHFR, from the coding sequence ATGTCACGTCGAGGTACTGCAGAAAAAAGAACTGCAAAATCTGATCCAATTTTTCGTAATCGATTAGTTAACATGGTGGTTAACCGTATTCTGAAAGACGGAAAAAAATCATTGGCTTATAAAACTCTCTATCGAGCCGTGAAAAAGATTCAACAAAAGACAGAAACAAATCCACTATTGGTTTTACGTCAAGCaatacgtagagtaactcccaatatAGGAGTAAAAACAAGACGTAATAAAAAAGGATCGACGCGGAAAGTTCCGATTGAAATAGGATCTAAACAAGGAAGAGCACTTTCCATTCGTTGGTTATTAGAAGCATCCCAAAAGTGTCCGGGTCGAAATATGGCTTTCAAATTAAGTTCCGAATTAGTAGATGCTGCCAAAGGGAGTGGGGGTGCCATACGCAAAAAGGAAGCGACTCATAGAATGGCAGAGGCAAATAGAGCTCTTGCACATTTTCGTTAA